Proteins encoded together in one Riemerella anatipestifer window:
- the rseP gene encoding RIP metalloprotease RseP, translating into MDLLTQIFQFVLSISILVTLHELGHFIPAKYFKTKVEKFYLFFDPWFSVVKKKIGETEYGIGWLPFGGYVKIAGMVDESMDTEQLKKSAQPWEFRSKPAWQRLIIMLGGVTVNFFLAWFIYSCLSFFNGETYHDNSKFEDGIAVSEAAQKMGLQNGDKIVAIDGKPAERMENSMINLLLSNEITVLREGKEVTFPTNEDGVAEVMKANEVRAIYSARFPVVIDSISPNSPAQKAQLKKGDKIVGINNTPIKYFDNLASILKNLKNQTTEIEVLRNGNLLKQTITVNKDGKIGFTPNEEERLKSLNSTLVNKEYSLLQAIPRGQERTIDALVMQVKQFKIIFNQKTQGYKKVSGPIGIVKMMPTSINWEAFWAFTAMFSVWLAFLNLLPIPGLDGGHVMFTLWEVITGKPVPQKVLENAQTIGVIFLMGLMLLIIGSDIFKIFK; encoded by the coding sequence ATGGATTTGTTAACCCAAATATTTCAATTTGTTCTTAGTATTTCAATTTTAGTTACCTTGCATGAGTTAGGACATTTTATTCCAGCTAAATATTTTAAGACCAAAGTCGAGAAGTTTTATCTTTTCTTTGACCCTTGGTTTTCTGTTGTTAAAAAGAAAATTGGAGAAACAGAATATGGTATAGGTTGGCTTCCGTTCGGAGGCTATGTAAAAATAGCAGGTATGGTAGACGAAAGTATGGATACCGAACAACTTAAAAAATCAGCACAACCTTGGGAGTTTCGTTCTAAACCTGCTTGGCAAAGGCTTATCATTATGCTAGGTGGTGTTACTGTGAATTTCTTTTTAGCTTGGTTTATTTATTCTTGTCTTAGCTTTTTTAATGGAGAAACTTACCACGATAATAGCAAGTTTGAGGACGGAATAGCCGTAAGTGAGGCTGCCCAAAAGATGGGATTGCAAAATGGAGACAAAATAGTTGCCATAGATGGAAAACCTGCCGAAAGAATGGAAAATTCTATGATAAACTTACTATTATCAAATGAAATTACCGTACTTAGAGAAGGCAAAGAGGTTACTTTTCCTACTAATGAAGATGGTGTAGCAGAAGTTATGAAAGCTAATGAAGTTAGAGCAATCTACTCTGCTAGATTCCCTGTGGTTATAGATAGTATTTCACCCAATAGTCCTGCACAAAAGGCTCAACTTAAAAAAGGAGACAAAATAGTTGGTATAAACAATACTCCTATAAAGTATTTTGACAATCTTGCCTCTATACTTAAAAACCTTAAAAATCAAACGACAGAAATTGAAGTTCTGAGAAATGGAAATCTATTGAAGCAAACTATTACGGTAAATAAGGACGGAAAAATTGGCTTTACTCCCAACGAAGAAGAGAGACTAAAATCACTTAATAGTACATTAGTAAACAAGGAGTACAGTTTACTACAAGCTATACCTAGAGGGCAAGAAAGAACAATAGACGCTCTAGTAATGCAAGTAAAACAGTTCAAAATTATTTTCAACCAAAAGACACAAGGTTATAAAAAAGTGTCTGGACCAATAGGTATCGTTAAAATGATGCCAACCTCTATCAATTGGGAAGCATTTTGGGCGTTTACTGCTATGTTTTCGGTATGGTTGGCATTTCTTAATTTACTGCCTATACCAGGTTTAGATGGTGGGCATGTTATGTTTACTCTATGGGAAGTTATCACAGGAAAACCTGTACCTCAAAAAGTGCTTGAAAATGCTCAAACCATAGGAGTAATTTTTCTTATGGGATTGATGCTACTCATTATTGGAAGCGACATTTTTAAAATTTTTAAATAA
- a CDS encoding OmpP1/FadL family transporter has protein sequence MKKIILTTAVLCGMLAQAGGFRVSLQGVKQLAMAHTSAHAEDASVAFFNPAGISFIPSKLSVVAGGFGALSSVTYQNLNTLNSYTTDNPLGTPFYAAAAYKVTDDVSLGLSVTTPFGSTVQWGEDWAGKEIVQKMQLKSIFFQPMVSVKLANWVSLGASYIYAKGSVNWDKAVTSVNGTMNIKDEKASGQGFSFGFYFKPDEKWDVSVAYRSPVDMKANSGKVSFNMPKSLYTLKELDANGQDNFKATLPLVDEYTIGATYKITPKWLVSADFNYTGWSEYSHLALDFENAKLGNQPNDATLLVTPKNFKNTQTWRFGTQYMVTDKIAARLGYYYDESPYTDKDFIPETPSFNSSVVTAGLGFKLNKVGIDLAGAMAFPQARTVANDYYSFYGQAKAKAVYFGLGLSYNPF, from the coding sequence ATGAAAAAAATAATATTAACAACGGCAGTATTGTGCGGTATGTTAGCTCAAGCAGGAGGTTTTAGAGTTTCTTTGCAAGGGGTAAAACAGTTGGCTATGGCGCATACAAGTGCTCACGCAGAAGATGCGAGTGTGGCTTTCTTTAATCCCGCAGGTATATCCTTCATTCCGTCCAAACTAAGTGTTGTAGCAGGAGGCTTTGGTGCATTATCTAGCGTAACTTATCAGAATTTAAACACTTTAAACTCTTACACTACCGATAACCCTTTAGGAACGCCTTTCTATGCGGCGGCAGCTTATAAGGTAACAGATGATGTTTCGTTAGGGCTTAGCGTTACCACACCTTTTGGAAGCACCGTACAGTGGGGCGAAGATTGGGCAGGGAAGGAAATAGTGCAAAAAATGCAACTGAAAAGTATTTTCTTTCAGCCAATGGTTTCTGTAAAGTTAGCCAATTGGGTATCTCTAGGGGCAAGTTATATCTATGCTAAAGGTTCCGTAAACTGGGACAAAGCGGTAACTAGCGTTAATGGAACTATGAACATTAAAGATGAAAAAGCGTCAGGGCAAGGTTTCTCGTTTGGTTTTTACTTTAAACCTGATGAAAAGTGGGACGTTAGTGTAGCTTACCGTTCGCCAGTGGATATGAAAGCTAATAGCGGGAAAGTTTCGTTTAATATGCCGAAAAGTTTATATACTCTAAAGGAACTTGATGCTAATGGACAAGACAATTTTAAAGCAACATTACCTCTAGTAGATGAGTACACCATAGGAGCAACCTATAAGATTACACCTAAATGGTTAGTTTCTGCGGATTTTAATTATACAGGCTGGTCAGAGTACAGCCACCTAGCGTTAGATTTTGAAAACGCTAAACTTGGCAACCAGCCTAATGATGCCACCCTACTTGTTACACCTAAGAATTTCAAAAACACTCAAACTTGGCGTTTCGGAACCCAATATATGGTAACGGATAAAATAGCAGCCAGACTAGGTTATTACTATGATGAATCTCCCTATACAGACAAAGATTTTATCCCAGAAACCCCATCGTTTAACTCTAGTGTTGTTACAGCAGGTTTAGGATTTAAACTAAACAAAGTAGGGATAGATTTAGCAGGTGCAATGGCTTTTCCACAAGCGAGAACAGTAGCTAATGATTATTATAGTTTTTATGGACAGGCTAAGGCTAAAGCAGTATATTTTGGTTTAGGTCTATCTTACAACCCTTTTTAA
- a CDS encoding DinB family protein, whose amino-acid sequence MRTEVLLQTLELQIKEAIITAEILKTKDPDYLTWKPQEHSWNILECVEHLNLYGDFYLPEFELKIKSSHTIPEADFKSGWLGGYFAKRILPNPKSKMRTAKSKNPINKNLDKSVLERFIYQQERFLELLNLSKSISLSRTKINISISKWIKLRLGDGFMFYVNHILRHLYQIENIQSAYNEN is encoded by the coding sequence ATGCGTACAGAAGTTTTATTACAGACCTTAGAGTTGCAAATTAAAGAAGCTATAATAACAGCTGAAATTCTTAAAACTAAAGACCCAGATTACCTTACTTGGAAACCACAGGAACACTCGTGGAATATATTAGAATGTGTAGAACACCTTAACCTATATGGCGATTTTTACCTCCCCGAATTTGAATTAAAAATAAAATCCTCTCATACCATACCAGAGGCAGATTTCAAAAGTGGTTGGTTGGGAGGCTATTTTGCAAAAAGGATATTGCCAAACCCCAAAAGCAAAATGAGAACTGCAAAGAGTAAAAACCCAATCAACAAAAACCTAGATAAATCGGTTTTAGAACGATTTATTTATCAGCAAGAGCGGTTTTTAGAGTTGCTAAATTTATCTAAAAGCATCAGCTTAAGCAGAACGAAAATAAATATTTCCATTTCTAAATGGATAAAATTACGACTAGGAGATGGTTTTATGTTCTATGTCAATCATATTTTAAGACATTTATATCAGATAGAAAATATACAATCGGCTTATAATGAAAATTAA
- a CDS encoding phage integrase SAM-like domain-containing protein, translating into MTYLQERKVFSIGLFINPNNWDSKKQLAKPPNEENNFINTQLSLIKNNINQAFLFLQVKEEKFDVNDIYTQYKGETLAREYGVLEYYEIYLEKLKKLIDVEIKKQTWDKFSYIRDDVKEFIKFYYKKSDIKLKDLDFNFITEFEYYSKTELKHQQVTINKSLQRFKKVVKQAVIQKYLESNPFEEHNPVKYY; encoded by the coding sequence GTGACATATCTACAAGAGAGAAAAGTATTCTCTATAGGATTATTCATCAATCCTAATAATTGGGATAGTAAGAAACAGCTTGCAAAACCACCCAATGAAGAAAACAACTTTATCAATACACAATTAAGCCTGATTAAGAATAACATTAATCAGGCTTTTTTATTCCTTCAAGTTAAGGAAGAAAAATTTGATGTAAATGACATCTATACACAATATAAAGGAGAAACTTTAGCTAGAGAATATGGTGTGTTAGAATATTATGAAATATATCTTGAGAAACTGAAAAAACTTATAGATGTAGAGATTAAAAAGCAGACTTGGGATAAATTCAGCTATATCAGAGATGATGTAAAAGAGTTCATAAAATTTTATTACAAAAAATCTGATATTAAGCTAAAAGATTTAGATTTTAACTTTATTACAGAGTTTGAATATTACTCTAAGACTGAATTAAAGCATCAGCAGGTTACTATTAATAAGTCTTTACAGAGATTTAAAAAAGTAGTTAAACAGGCTGTTATTCAGAAATATTTAGAATCTAATCCTTTTGAAGAACATAATCCAGTAAAGTATTATTGA
- the uvrB gene encoding excinuclease ABC subunit UvrB: MKFKLHSEFKPTGDQPQAIDKLISGIEQGQPYQTLLGVTGSGKTFTIANVVNRIQRPTIVLAHNKTLAAQLFMEFKEFFPENAVEYFVSYYDYYQPEAYIASTGTYIEKDLSINEEVEKLRLSATTSLLSGRRDVLIVASVSCIYGIGNPTEFNKSLIELELQSKISRTDLLHKLVSALYSRAVNEFVRGSFRVKGDVVDVFPAYADNAIRIRFFGNEIDKIQSFDPISGNIMGDFDKINIYPANLFVTSKETMNSAIREIQDDLVKQVDFFNEIGKNLEAKRLKERTELDLEMIKELGYCSGIENYSRYMDGRKPGSRPFCLLDYFPKDYLMVIDESHVTIPQVHAMYGGDRSRKESLVEYGFRLPAAMDNRPLKFEEFEKMQNQVIYVSATPADYELEKTQGEYVEQIIRPTGLLDPIIEVRPTLNQIDDLMEEIQKRAEEDERVLVTTLTKKMAEELTKYFTKFGIRTRYIHSDVDTLERIQIMQDLRTGLFDVLVGVNLLREGLDLPEVSLVAILDADKEGMLRSRRSMIQTVGRAARNINGKAIMYADKMTKSMQATIDETNYRREKQMSYNEANGLVPQPLNKKISDVLVGHTPDFPKQEYIQKEIVKQVAETKVSYGNAEDLEKIIAEKQKQMEVAAKQLDFILAAKLRDEIKALKGTP; encoded by the coding sequence ATGAAATTTAAACTCCATTCTGAATTTAAACCTACTGGAGACCAGCCACAAGCGATTGATAAGTTGATTTCAGGGATAGAACAAGGTCAACCCTACCAAACTCTACTAGGAGTTACAGGCTCTGGTAAAACTTTTACTATTGCTAATGTGGTAAACCGTATTCAAAGACCTACTATTGTTCTCGCTCATAACAAAACTTTGGCGGCGCAGTTATTTATGGAGTTTAAGGAATTTTTTCCTGAAAATGCGGTAGAGTATTTCGTATCTTATTACGATTATTACCAACCCGAAGCATACATTGCTAGTACAGGAACTTACATAGAAAAAGACCTTAGTATAAATGAAGAGGTAGAGAAATTAAGGCTTTCTGCTACGACAAGCCTTCTTTCAGGGAGGCGAGATGTGCTTATAGTAGCTTCGGTGTCATGCATTTATGGTATTGGTAACCCAACGGAGTTTAATAAATCTCTTATAGAATTGGAGCTTCAATCTAAAATTTCTAGAACAGATTTGCTCCACAAGCTAGTTAGTGCACTTTACTCTAGGGCGGTTAATGAATTTGTGAGAGGGAGTTTTAGGGTTAAAGGAGATGTGGTAGATGTTTTTCCCGCTTATGCTGATAATGCGATTAGGATAAGGTTTTTTGGTAACGAAATTGATAAAATCCAAAGCTTTGACCCTATTTCAGGAAATATAATGGGTGATTTTGATAAAATTAATATTTACCCTGCTAATCTATTCGTTACCTCAAAAGAAACTATGAATAGTGCTATTAGAGAAATCCAAGATGACCTTGTAAAGCAAGTGGATTTTTTTAATGAAATAGGAAAAAACCTAGAAGCTAAGCGTTTGAAAGAGCGAACGGAATTGGATTTGGAAATGATAAAAGAGCTGGGTTATTGTTCTGGTATAGAGAATTATTCTAGGTATATGGATGGTAGAAAACCTGGTTCTCGTCCGTTTTGTTTATTAGACTATTTTCCTAAAGATTACCTAATGGTGATAGACGAGAGCCATGTAACCATACCTCAAGTACACGCAATGTACGGAGGCGACCGTAGCAGAAAAGAGAGCTTGGTAGAATATGGGTTTAGATTGCCCGCTGCAATGGATAACAGACCCTTAAAGTTTGAGGAGTTTGAAAAAATGCAAAACCAAGTTATCTATGTGTCTGCCACTCCAGCGGATTATGAATTGGAAAAGACTCAAGGCGAATATGTGGAGCAGATTATCCGCCCGACAGGTTTACTAGACCCAATTATAGAGGTAAGACCTACGCTTAATCAGATAGATGATTTGATGGAGGAAATCCAAAAAAGAGCGGAGGAAGACGAGAGAGTCTTGGTAACCACCCTCACAAAAAAAATGGCAGAAGAACTCACTAAATATTTCACCAAATTTGGCATACGAACTAGATATATTCATTCTGATGTGGATACGCTAGAACGTATACAGATAATGCAAGATTTGCGTACAGGGCTTTTTGATGTGCTTGTGGGAGTTAATCTACTTAGAGAAGGTTTAGATTTACCAGAGGTATCTTTGGTGGCTATCTTAGATGCAGATAAAGAGGGTATGCTTCGTTCTCGCCGTTCAATGATACAGACGGTAGGACGAGCGGCTAGAAACATCAATGGCAAAGCCATTATGTATGCAGATAAGATGACTAAATCTATGCAAGCCACCATTGATGAAACCAACTATCGTAGAGAAAAACAAATGAGCTACAACGAGGCTAACGGTCTTGTACCGCAGCCTTTAAATAAGAAAATATCCGATGTTTTGGTAGGGCATACACCTGATTTCCCGAAACAAGAATATATCCAAAAAGAAATTGTGAAGCAGGTAGCTGAAACAAAGGTTAGCTATGGTAATGCAGAGGATTTGGAGAAAATAATAGCAGAGAAACAAAAACAAATGGAGGTTGCCGCAAAACAATTAGACTTTATCTTAGCCGCAAAACTAAGAGATGAAATAAAGGCTCTAAAAGGAACACCGTAA
- a CDS encoding Cj0069 family protein yields the protein MKHKKIVIFESVGGSDKGADGHRKDTLPILNSIKDLGWNAEVVKFENDKAEEIFNYVKDNFDAYISRVNPGSLPDNEKIYFSILSKLSEYGLVGMSEPKSMIKFGAKDALVKLANTSLVPTDTFAYYTIEEFRKHFPRSISHGERVLKQNRGSTGEGIWRVQVDGNISYQAGDELPLDTPLKLTEAVDNHVEYKTLEEFMDFCERYITGENGMLVDMRFMPRIKEGEIRILMVGEEPVFVVHKKPANTEDAFSATLFSGAQYRYDSPEDWKPLMDIFLSQLPKVKEILEEKNTPLIWTADFMLDYHPDGSDKYVLGEINCSCVGFTSHLDMGIQEKVAKEAIRLAEGR from the coding sequence ATGAAACATAAGAAAATTGTAATTTTTGAATCTGTTGGAGGTAGTGACAAAGGTGCAGACGGACACAGAAAGGACACTCTACCTATCTTAAATTCCATTAAAGATTTAGGCTGGAATGCTGAAGTAGTAAAGTTTGAAAATGATAAAGCTGAAGAAATCTTTAATTATGTAAAAGACAACTTCGACGCTTATATTAGTAGAGTAAATCCAGGCTCGTTGCCTGACAATGAAAAGATATATTTTTCTATTCTATCAAAACTTTCAGAGTATGGTCTTGTAGGAATGAGCGAGCCTAAATCTATGATAAAATTCGGGGCAAAAGATGCTCTTGTAAAATTAGCAAATACTAGCCTTGTACCTACAGATACTTTCGCTTACTATACCATAGAAGAATTTAGAAAGCATTTCCCAAGAAGTATCTCGCATGGTGAAAGAGTTCTAAAACAAAACCGAGGAAGCACTGGGGAAGGTATTTGGAGAGTGCAGGTGGACGGCAATATTTCTTACCAAGCAGGAGATGAACTCCCTCTAGATACGCCACTCAAATTAACTGAAGCTGTGGACAATCACGTGGAATACAAAACGCTAGAAGAGTTTATGGATTTTTGTGAGAGGTATATTACTGGGGAAAACGGTATGCTAGTAGATATGAGATTTATGCCTAGGATTAAAGAAGGCGAAATTAGGATTCTAATGGTAGGCGAAGAACCTGTTTTTGTGGTACACAAAAAACCAGCCAATACAGAAGATGCTTTCTCCGCGACTTTGTTTTCTGGGGCACAATATCGCTACGATAGCCCCGAAGATTGGAAGCCACTGATGGATATTTTCCTTTCTCAACTTCCAAAAGTAAAAGAGATATTAGAAGAGAAAAACACACCTCTCATTTGGACGGCAGATTTTATGCTAGACTATCATCCAGACGGTAGCGATAAGTATGTTTTAGGTGAAATTAATTGTTCGTGTGTAGGCTTTACAAGCCACCTAGATATGGGCATACAAGAGAAAGTTGCTAAAGAAGCGATACGACTGGCAGAAGGCAGATAA
- a CDS encoding DUF6646 family protein — protein sequence MKKTILILMTVVLAQFSFAQAWNGKGDQKLQIGLSAWGYGSGLSGTYDYGVTNAISLGAGAHFYFNNKKDNGFFLFGRANYHLQDALNLPDQLDIYPGLDIGVLGHGFGLGAHIDARYFFNKNLGVFAEIGNNGGLGVSINL from the coding sequence ATGAAAAAAACAATTTTAATTTTAATGACAGTTGTGCTAGCTCAGTTTTCGTTTGCACAGGCTTGGAATGGAAAAGGAGACCAAAAACTTCAAATAGGACTTTCCGCTTGGGGCTATGGCTCAGGGCTATCTGGTACTTATGACTACGGAGTTACAAATGCTATCTCTTTAGGAGCTGGTGCTCATTTCTATTTCAACAACAAAAAAGACAATGGTTTTTTCTTATTCGGTAGAGCAAATTATCATTTGCAAGACGCCCTTAATCTTCCAGACCAATTAGATATTTACCCTGGCTTAGATATAGGCGTATTAGGACATGGTTTTGGGCTAGGAGCACACATTGATGCAAGATATTTCTTCAATAAAAATTTAGGAGTTTTTGCCGAAATTGGTAATAACGGAGGACTAGGAGTTTCTATCAACTTATAA
- a CDS encoding DUF6630 family protein: MHNGLTFNSDWKVDYDDLSQFISEEIQQEFTIKDKEMWQIAEKIEKESDFTMLNIDTQMDSYSLFICEKSEKERILEIARKLDFPIEAHF; encoded by the coding sequence ATGCACAACGGGTTGACTTTCAATTCCGATTGGAAAGTGGATTATGATGATTTAAGTCAGTTTATTTCCGAAGAAATACAGCAAGAATTTACTATTAAAGATAAAGAAATGTGGCAGATTGCAGAGAAAATAGAAAAAGAATCTGACTTTACAATGCTAAATATTGATACACAGATGGATAGTTATTCGCTTTTTATTTGCGAAAAGTCAGAAAAAGAGAGGATTTTGGAAATTGCAAGAAAGTTAGATTTTCCTATTGAAGCTCATTTTTAG
- a CDS encoding Crp/Fnr family transcriptional regulator: MLTPQDLNNIIKLSEKTIRLKRNDLLKASASVDTNLYYITKGSFRIYLLNENGEQTIRLGYTGNFIVALDSFLSQKPSEFLIQAIKTSEVKVIPKSKIQEFLHKEENKKLWIALLENLLLQQMEREKDILTSSPKERYLRVLRRSSRLFQEIPNKYIADYLGISAETLSRLKKS; this comes from the coding sequence ATGCTAACGCCCCAAGACCTCAATAATATCATTAAATTATCGGAGAAAACCATTCGCTTAAAAAGGAATGACTTACTTAAAGCGTCTGCTTCGGTAGATACCAACCTCTATTACATCACTAAAGGAAGCTTTAGAATATATCTGCTGAATGAAAATGGAGAACAAACAATAAGATTAGGTTACACAGGAAATTTTATTGTCGCTCTTGATTCTTTTTTGTCTCAAAAACCATCGGAATTTTTAATTCAAGCGATAAAAACTTCGGAGGTAAAGGTTATTCCTAAATCTAAAATACAAGAGTTTCTACATAAAGAAGAAAACAAAAAATTATGGATAGCCTTGCTTGAAAACCTACTTCTCCAACAGATGGAACGAGAGAAAGATATTTTAACATCATCTCCAAAAGAAAGATATTTGCGTGTTTTAAGACGAAGCTCAAGGCTTTTCCAAGAAATTCCTAACAAATATATAGCGGATTACTTAGGTATAAGTGCCGAAACTTTATCAAGGCTAAAAAAATCTTGA
- a CDS encoding bifunctional folylpolyglutamate synthase/dihydrofolate synthase, whose product MFTTEEYQSALEWLFTQMPNYQIDGQKAYKPGLDNIKKLCDFFGNPQNKLKTIHIGGTNGKGSTSNMLASVLQEQGYKVGLYNSPHLVEFTERIKVNGTNANKSFVFDFINKLKNLPKDIKPSFFEFTTIMAFQYFYEQKVDFAIIEVGLGGRLDATNIISPLVSAITNIALDHQNLLGETLEEIATEKAGIIKPKTTIICGEEQPEIKKVIQENAQSKEANFIDATSIATPYKTDLKGDCQKKNIRVVIEIIQELKKLGFQISEQSIENGLLNVHNNTKFMGRWFEVSKNPLVVCDTGHNHAGLTEVFKQLNAIPKKKHIVIGFVNDKKIEPVFDLTSPKDCYYFVKPQINRGLPPKNYENLIQNKGLNYQIFDDVNEGYNAAKRLCKADEMIFIGGSNFVVGDFLEKNLPVNK is encoded by the coding sequence ATGTTCACTACAGAAGAATATCAAAGTGCTTTGGAATGGCTGTTCACACAAATGCCCAACTACCAAATAGATGGACAAAAAGCTTACAAACCAGGACTAGATAACATAAAAAAACTTTGCGATTTTTTCGGAAACCCTCAAAACAAATTAAAAACAATACACATAGGCGGAACTAATGGTAAAGGCTCTACAAGCAATATGTTAGCATCCGTACTTCAAGAACAGGGTTACAAAGTGGGGCTTTACAACTCCCCACACCTCGTAGAGTTTACAGAAAGAATAAAAGTAAACGGCACCAACGCAAACAAAAGCTTTGTTTTTGATTTTATCAATAAACTCAAAAACCTCCCTAAGGATATTAAACCTTCCTTTTTTGAGTTTACCACTATAATGGCATTTCAATATTTTTATGAACAAAAGGTAGATTTTGCCATTATAGAAGTCGGTCTCGGTGGACGATTAGACGCTACTAACATTATCTCTCCTTTAGTGTCCGCCATTACCAATATTGCGCTAGATCACCAAAACCTTTTAGGAGAGACATTGGAAGAAATAGCTACAGAAAAAGCTGGAATAATTAAACCCAAAACCACCATCATCTGCGGCGAAGAACAGCCAGAAATAAAAAAAGTAATACAAGAAAATGCCCAATCCAAGGAAGCTAATTTCATAGACGCCACTTCCATAGCAACCCCATACAAAACTGATTTAAAGGGCGATTGTCAAAAGAAAAACATTCGTGTTGTGATAGAAATTATACAAGAATTAAAAAAATTAGGCTTCCAAATTTCTGAACAATCTATTGAGAATGGACTGCTTAATGTTCATAATAATACCAAATTTATGGGACGCTGGTTTGAGGTTTCTAAAAACCCTCTCGTCGTCTGCGATACAGGACACAACCACGCTGGTTTAACCGAAGTTTTTAAACAACTGAATGCCATACCAAAGAAAAAACATATTGTGATAGGCTTCGTAAATGATAAAAAAATAGAACCTGTATTCGATCTAACCTCACCAAAAGACTGTTATTACTTTGTAAAACCTCAAATAAACAGAGGACTTCCCCCAAAAAACTACGAGAATTTAATCCAAAATAAGGGTTTAAACTACCAAATTTTTGACGATGTAAATGAAGGCTACAATGCTGCGAAACGCTTATGCAAAGCAGATGAGATGATTTTTATTGGTGGAAGTAATTTTGTTGTAGGAGATTTTTTAGAAAAAAATTTGCCAGTTAATAAATAA
- a CDS encoding amidohydrolase translates to MNDFKITALNFDIQWKSPLDNFSKIEDSLKGANANLFLLPEMFSTGFYMKPEEIADEQEKTLQWMKVLAKNKNAAIGGSISVKEGNNYYNRFYFVKPCGDYHFYDKRHLFSYSGEDKVYSKGNDRVIVEYEGIKFLLQICYDLRFPVFSRNKGDYDVALYVANWPIQRIDAWNTLLKARAIENQAYVFGVNRIGIDGNGLEYPESTHCFFPDGSEVSCKKGDLVEVVLNMERLKNFRKKFPFLGDTDNFEVNL, encoded by the coding sequence ATGAATGATTTTAAAATTACAGCTTTAAACTTTGATATTCAGTGGAAATCACCATTAGACAATTTCAGCAAAATAGAAGATAGTCTTAAGGGTGCAAATGCCAACTTATTTCTCCTTCCAGAAATGTTTTCTACAGGATTTTATATGAAACCAGAAGAAATTGCAGATGAGCAAGAAAAAACACTACAGTGGATGAAAGTTTTAGCTAAAAATAAGAATGCTGCCATTGGAGGTAGCATTTCCGTGAAAGAAGGCAATAATTACTATAATAGATTTTATTTTGTGAAACCTTGTGGAGATTATCATTTTTATGATAAAAGGCATCTTTTCTCATACTCTGGGGAGGATAAGGTTTACTCTAAAGGTAATGATAGAGTGATTGTGGAATATGAGGGAATAAAATTTCTACTGCAAATCTGTTACGATTTACGCTTTCCTGTATTTAGTAGGAATAAAGGAGATTACGATGTGGCTTTATATGTGGCTAATTGGCCTATCCAAAGAATAGATGCGTGGAATACTTTGTTAAAAGCTAGGGCAATTGAAAATCAAGCTTATGTATTTGGTGTTAATAGGATAGGTATAGATGGCAATGGCTTAGAATACCCTGAAAGTACCCATTGCTTTTTTCCTGATGGAAGTGAAGTCTCCTGTAAAAAAGGAGATTTAGTAGAAGTTGTTTTAAATATGGAACGTCTGAAGAACTTTAGAAAGAAATTTCCTTTTTTAGGAGATACTGATAACTTTGAAGTCAATCTCTAA